The following nucleotide sequence is from Salvelinus sp. IW2-2015 linkage group LG26, ASM291031v2, whole genome shotgun sequence.
cgtgtattcatggatgccaagggaaattaggcttccccaaaaaacgtaccaagaaaaatgaaaaaaaacatatggtaatgtatcttttgtctctctgtgttttcataattttccttcagttcgcaagaggctgaatatatctcactggagaaagcatccgagtgagtgaaacagcgcccctctgtctctgtatgtgtatgccatctatctgatgctgtctggtcaaaaatagtatgacattgttgccgcctgtagcattgaatccaagggaagccagcgaacATTAGCCTCCCttgatcatttttttaaattaaaataatagccaatcagcactgagctaaactgattgagctcaactgtgaatggtcctggtacaccaaaaaaaagtgtcaatggaagccagtttggatttggcttcactccaatcACATCACTTCGAGAGCCAgtcgtcattgacagaaacaacttgaattgttgcatcttgctATGTTGTTATCCTCCGGTGGCAAGCTGGCTAGCTAAAACTggtcctttcctaaattagccatggatggagatagagatTTGGACTTgtagttttacttaattctccgtactggccaatgattataatagCGATTCTGATACAACCATAAATTCTTACATTGTGCCCCTAGACTGAGAAGATGGAAgctcaatatgtagctagatgtagaaggctaatgttaactagctaacgttgcacatgaaaggaagttaggctagctagcaagaacttttgccaggtagcctaggacaacaaaaaatgaaagtgtgtactgtatgacagacctGATAAACCATTTCATCAACataaaagagaggaggatgacattGCGTTTCTCTACAATCAGGGTGAGTCAACAATTTTTACTCTatacgacacaacacacacacacccacacacacacacacacacacacacacacacacacacacacacacacacatacacacaaagcagaaccatggacagccacataatATTTAGCTtaagttgattggactaaattgtttttggtatcttttagttgtcactgtattcgATTGGGTGATTTGAGGATGTtgcagtctaaagcactgcatctcagtactagaggcgcAACTACAGaaaccctggttcgaatccaggctgtatcacaactggtcgttattgggagtcccatagggtggtgcataattggcccagcgtcgtccgggtttggccggggtaggcctcattgtaaataagaatgtgttcttaaactgacttgcctgtttaaataaaggttaaataaaaaaattaaaaaaagtttaCATGGTGCTGGAATAGTCACAAAGTTTCTTTGTGACTTGTGGTAACTCTTTATGGTTCTAAATCAAAAGTTGTTTATTAATAAGTAGtgtgaaaatgttggaaacattaacttgcttgatcTAACTGTTTGTtatatgcaatatgctttgtggacttcaccagacagaggttgctctctggttttgttatgaaacaaatgtgtggttaaatgtattctgccactgtgtcttcttattgtcttggccttaggcctatataacaTGATCGCAAGGCacatgaactaacaggttatagagcaaacaacgcaattttcACAACACTTTGGTTGTAATAGATTTCTATTTTTGTGGCTTGGCTTTcccggtgattttacccacgcatcgCTACTGGCAACCACGGAACCAAAATGGAGTAATATGGGAGTAACTATCCCCATTCACCAGCAATGTGTAGCACCCCCAGTACCTCCCCCTCCTGTCTACATCTCCCCCATCCAGCCAGCTTTGGCATGGGCACCTCACCCCTGTCTCACCACTATTACCAGGTCTTGTTGGCAGTCGCTACCTTTGCTCACCAATAGCTTATGCATTAAAGCACGAGTTGTCTGTGATAAAGTGCCAGATTGTTTGTGAGCGCAATATCTATCACTTTCACATGCACTTTAGCCCCGCAATCGGCCCCTCTGATTGCATTATTGCAGTGTGGAGGTCCATGGTCGAGAGGCCTCAATAAAGATAATGGgcatgggagggagggagcggtggatgagagaaaggggaggagagggggaggagaatggGGAATTACAGGGGAGAGTGGCGGGAGACTGGGAGAGATTGTGGGAAGAGGgcagaagaggggggggggggcatgtaaagagagagagagggaagcagggtGTGGCTGTTTGGGTGACCCACTCTAACATGTCAACAAAGTAGTAATAACTTTGatgttttttaaaatacattacaaatTTCAAATCAATATAGCCCTTTTCCTTTGCTTAATGTTTACAGTTTCAAATCATTAATAGCTAAAGCCATCCCAAAAATGACTGTGATGAGAACAAAGCTTTTTCAATAGCATCCGTTTGGGCTGTTACTCAAACGGTTTCGCAGAGCTATTTAGTGAACGTGGAGTTGACCCATAGCAGCAGGTGACACTCCTGGAGGCGGTCAGGTGCAGCCGATAAGAGCCCTGAACTCCCGGGAAAAGGGAGGGACCGCGAGACCCAGGGCTCCGTGACTCAATTCAGCGCTATAGACCTCTTGGAACAAGAGCGTGAGAAAGTAATTCAGGCGAAGAGGGTTTCAGAACCTATATTTTGTGTTCTTTAACGTTAGTACATTTGTTTAGGAACTATGTAAGTTGCATATGGCGATATCGCGAAATGACTCAGGTGTGCGTCCAAGAATAATGGAGTGCTGTTACTGAGCTACACTCCTGTATGGTGTTGAAGTAGCTTAAGTGGACATGAAGAACTCATGGATATTATACAAATATATGTTAAATTATAATACCTGTTATTATTTCTATGCTTACTGATTTTACAGAATAATATTTAGACCTATTGGGCCCTTACCAAAAACAAATGTTTGCGCAATTACGCAAAAAAACATAATAGCCTGAATTGGATACCCTATGTATTCCATTTTCAAAAGTATCACATTTTATGCATTATTTGATTTAGGTGCCAGTGAAAGTTTACAGCTCGAGTGCTCCTGTAGGCAGCGCTCTCTGGTGAGCATATTAAATTCATGATCTTGCGCGAAGCCGCAAGCAAAGTCCCGCAGCTGCAGGCAGCAAGCCAAAGAGCAGCGCCTTCCCCCGTCGCTTGCGCGCCACGTGTCGCGGGGTTTTACAGCAGCTGGAGATCACGCCCGCACACCAGACAACCAGGCAGCCCGCTGAGGAGCGAGCGCGACCTCCCGGGGTGACAGAGAacgcagagcacacacacacaccggccccCTCCGTTTTGTCATTAACCGAATAACGGTTGTATACGAATATTATTGTATGGTGCACAGAACATAATTATTGTGTAAAATATTATGTTTAGAAACTAATACAATTAGACATTATGGACTTTTAAACTTGTATTTACAAAACTTCAGGATGCTATTCGGCTTTACGCACTCACATTTTCTGAATTGAAGTGGCTATTCACTTCAAGTATACTGGACAGTCTTTAGGCTATTTAAACAAGCTAATAATTGTTTTTGTGAATTACTAAAATGTATGTGTTAATACTATCTGTATGGGGGCAATTATAACCACTCCGCTACATTTACAACTGGAGTTCGGGTCTGACTTTCTGATAAGGATAAGGAAATTAAATTATGACCTTCAATGCGTTGCCTACTAACTGCTGTCCGACCAAAAGAAAGGCAGGCAAGGCATCGCTCTAATCTTGTGCTCTCACTCAGAAATATCTCTGCTCTGGCTCGCATTCCGATAAGGCCGATCGAGCTCTCGGTAGGCGTGTTTTTCCCAGGCTTTTAAAACAGCAGCTGCTATTTACCTTCTCTCTAATGTAAACCACCACCGCCACCCCTAGCCCGGCCGCCAAACCTCAACCACCATGCTCATAAAACATCCTGGCAAGTGCTCCGCGTTCACAATAGCGCTCGCATGCCGACAAATGTCAAAATGCCAAATTTGTACAGCAGCGGGCGTGCATTAAATAATTAATGCTCCGATCTTGGCTGGTTAGAGTTGAGTTGACTCCCAAAGCGCAAACTTAATCGAGGGTGTAGTTCTCAGCCTTAGGCTACAGCAACACAAGGCAATCTAATAGGAGAAGCCAGGTTATTTTTCCCAAGTTACTTTACATGATATAACATTTAACATTAATAGGTTATTACACTATAGCCTATCAAGCCTAGTTAGGCTACACTGTAAGAACACTACATAAGTGTCTTCAACCATTGCATAAATTATCTAGGCAATTAGTTTTTTACTCCGTAGTTGGAATGGGCTATATCTTCGGTGTAAATGCGCATTTACTGGTTTGTAGTCCACAGGTATGTGGAAGTATAATACAATTAGATGTAGGCTATGTGGAACATGTTATTGTAGGCCTGCGCTGAGGCGCTATAGCCACTAGTATCTTGGGTGGAGTTTATCCCCCCTGACTCCTGTGCGTATTGCCTTATTAAAGTTGGGGGAGCAACATGCCGAGTCAAGTCAGCCCTGCACTCTCTGCGCTGGGTGGTAGTCAGGGGCTCAAGTGTTAATATGTAAACTGAATGATTGAAGGCAGTCCCGYTCGTGCCTTAAACCCGGCCCCCGCCATTGGCCGCCCGCTCAAACTCCAAACAACCAATGGAAGGGCGCCGACCAcgagccatcctcccctccgGCCGCGTGTCCCTCGCACTGATTGGTAGAAAGTTACTGTGGGAAAGAAAGTTTTGGAAGTTTCACACGAGCCGTTCGCGTGCAGTCCTAGATATAAATAAGACCAACAAGAAGTGCCACTAGACAGACGCAGCGTTCGCTGGCAGACAGTGATTTCTCGATTCCGTGACATCATTCAGCTTGCGGCTGACTTGGGGACGCTTGTCTCACGCACATAGGTGCGCTACCACCCAAAAAGGATTTTGTTCCTCCGGAATTTGGAATTTCATAAGAGGGTACTGTGAATAGGTGCCGACTACTTGTCAATAACCACCAACAGTGGACTGTAATACCGAGTTGCCGTTGCTCTTGTTGGATATTTCAGACAGACCGAAGATGCCTGCCGATATACTGGAAAAGACATCAGTCTCTCCTATTGCTGCTACTGCAGCTAGCATGAACACGACACCTGATAAACCCAAGACGGCTTCCGAGCACAGGAAGGTTAGTAGTCGGTCAAAGCATCTTAGAAATGCGGATATTCTGTCACTCCAAAATTACGCACGGGCTAGTATAGCACAACATGAACATATCCttccccttgagcaaggcccacCATTCTAACaatgtattatatttattttctttagtcATCCAAACCTATCatggagaaaaggagaagagcCAGAATCAACGAAAGCTTGGGACAGTTGAAAACACTTATCCTGGATGCGCTCAAAAAAGATGTAAGTATTACATTTTTATCTCTCACAACAAATGAATTATTACAATCACAGTTATAGATTTACTTTATTAAAAACATAAACTTTAATAAGAAAGTATTCTGTCTTCAATCCtaacaatattacaatattacaGAGTTCCAGACACTCGAAACTTGAAAAGGCCGACATCCTGGAGATGACCGTGAAACATCTCCGGAACCTCCAGAGAGCTCAAATGACTGGTAAGTCACTGTAACTATTTTAGTGGGTGAATACCCGGGATGATTTCTTCCAGACTTCCATCTGTGGTTTAGATCATGTTAGAATGAAGTACTCCGTTTACATACTTGGCCCACATCCTCTCTCCCAAGAAGTCTCTCTAAATGTAGCTAATTGTTTGGACTAACTAAATAGCTAATTTATCTTAACCATTGGTGAGCTTCGTAATGTATATGTTTAGTTTGATGTTCATGTTTGAAACTTAAATTGTCGTTATTATGCTGTTGTTATTCTCAGTGGCTtatcattttctctctttctcccacagcTGCGTTGAACTCTGATCCCACCGTGCTAGGGAAATACAGAGCAGGATTCCGCGAGTGCACAAATGAAGTCACCCGGTTCCTGTCCACCTGCGAGGGGGTTAACACCGAGGTCAGGACGCGGCTTCTCGGTCACTTGGCCAGCTGCATGACGCAGATCAACGCTATGAACTACCCCACGCAGCACCAGATCCCTACCGGGCCTCCCCACCGCGCCTTCGGCCAGTCCATGGTACATATCCCCAACTCATCTCCGCAGGGCAACGTGATGCCCCAGCCTTGTAAAGGTGGCTCTCCCCGGAGCATGTCACCAGAAACAACAAAAGTATACGGCGGCTTCCACCTCGTACCTGCCACAGATGGACAATTCGCCTTCCTTATCCCCAATGCAGCTTTTACGCCCAACGGTCCCGTTATCCCCGTGTACGCGAACCAGGTCAACACGCCTGTCCCAGCGGCGGTGTCCCCCGGTGCACCGACAGGCAACTCGGACTCAGTGTGGCGACCCTGGTAGAACAAAAAAAAAGGACCTATCGAAAATACTTTTTATAATGACACTTAGTTCTTCAATGTTCGATGTTACAAAAATTATGTTTGgattctgtttttgtattttcaatgTGTTAAGATGAAAAGATGATGCACTATATTTGTATAGCCTATATGGGAGTGAAGTTCATATTGAAATGAGATTTTTTGTATTGTTGAAGTCTGTTCACTGCATTTTTATATTCACGGTGTCTTTTTTTTATTGCGCGATACCAAAGATATGTTGAATGCACTTTACGTTATTCTTCATTTTGGAAGACAAATAAATTTGTAAAGATATTGAAAAACATTATTGTGCGCTTATCTATGTTTAAAGCCTAATGACCAAATAATTACTTTAGGCTGCGTTTGTTttgaactttagataaacttgaGAATAATTTATTATCGACCTACAATTTCCAAGAGAAAATGGCTATCCTATTCTACTAATATGTTAGTGTAAAAGTCAAATTTGATATTGACTGTGCGTAACTGTCTGACGAAAATCACTCATGTATTCTTGCGCGCGCAAAACTCATGCACATTCAAACCACAGGAATATCACAAACACATGCACTTGTTGCGCCAGGAATGGGTCAGAATTTAGGCTTATGTTGCGTAAAAGTTTAGAATTTTACGCAACAACACTTGCCTACAAGTGTAATAGACTGTGAAGTGGGGCTGGATTTATACACACGCTTTTGCCTAATGCCATCACACAAATGCTGTTGCTTCTGGCTACATCCATAAGAAaccggcggcaggtagcctagccgttaagagcgttgggccagtaaagaTTGCTGGTTCAATTCCACGAGCTGACTAGGTGAGCAatttgtcgatgtgcccttgagcaaggaacgtATCCCTAATTGRTCtagataagaacgtctgctaaattacatacGTTTTTGAACAAGAGTTGGCCAGGTGTatcagtccagttggtggcgagATCCTAGACAGGAAAGAAGAGGGAAACTTCACTGAACATGTGAAATTATgagaaaatacactatatatacacatgtatgtggacaccccttcaaattagtggattcagctatttcagccacacctgttgctgacaggtgtataaaatcgagcacaccgccatgcaatctccatagacaaacattggcagtagagtggccttactgaaaaactcagtgactttcaacattgcaccatcataggatgtcacctttccaacatgtcagttcatcacattttttgccctgctagagctgccccggtcaaatgtaagtgcttttattgtgaagtcTATCAGcaaaggctcagccgcgaagtggtaggccgcacaagctcacagaatgggaccgctgagtgctgatgCACGTAGAGCTTAAGAATTGTCtgtactcggttgcaacactcagtaccgagttccaaactgactggaagcaacgtcagcacaataactgtttttgtcaggagcttcatgaagcGTGTTCTCCATGGCCAGCAGCCCCACACAAGCGCAATGCCAAGGtccagctggagtggtgtaaagctcgccacaattggactctggagcagtggaaacgcgttctctggagtgatgaatcacgcttcaccatctgggagtccagctgatgaatctgggtttggcggatgccaggagaacactacctaccCCAatatatagtgccaactgtaaagtttggtggaggaggaaaaatagTATGGGATGCTTTTTtattcttagggctaggccccttagttccagtgaagggaaatcttaaagctacagcaaacaattacattctagactattctgtgcttccaactatgtggaaacagtttggggaaggccctttcctgtttcagcatgacaatgcccccttgcacaaagcaaggtacatacagaaatggtttgtcaagatcggtgtggaagaacttgactggcctgcacagaacttgagccctgacctcaaacccatcaaacacttttgggatgaattggaacaccgactgtgagccaggcctaattgcccataatttaaaaaatgtattatcctttatttaaacaggggaAACAAGCTGAAACAGTCTATTTTACAGTTGTGCCCTGTGatccaacaacaaaaacaacacagcaaTTCATAAGAATTTAAAACCAAACAAAATTAAAACACATAAAAAGTACAAGATGAAgattaaaaatattaaaataaataaactgctATAAGAAAAACACACATTACAAAAAGCAATCACAGTATATAATAAAAAGTTAATGTAATGTGCATTTAAactgtgcccgacctcactaatgctcttgtggctgaatggaagcaagtccctgcagcaatgttacaacatctagtggaaagccttcccagaagagtggaggctgttatagcagcaaagggggggaccaactccatattaatgcccatgattttggaatgatacgTTCGACAAGCAAGTGTCCACatccttttggtcatgtagtgtataacctTTAGGCCTGAAGGGAATACCAGTTTGATAAAATTACATTTCTCACAGTTCACATATGAAAGATAATATGGCCATGAGATGCCCTTCAATAATATTAGCAGTAGCTTTGAGTTGTAACTATTATATCAACAACTCTCTCGC
It contains:
- the LOC111953081 gene encoding transcription factor HES-1-like — its product is MPADILEKTSVSPIAATAASMNTTPDKPKTASEHRKSSKPIMEKRRRARINESLGQLKTLILDALKKDSSRHSKLEKADILEMTVKHLRNLQRAQMTAALNSDPTVLGKYRAGFRECTNEVTRFLSTCEGVNTEVRTRLLGHLASCMTQINAMNYPTQHQIPTGPPHRAFGQSMVHIPNSSPQGNVMPQPCKGGSPRSMSPETTKVYGGFHLVPATDGQFAFLIPNAAFTPNGPVIPVYANQVNTPVPAAVSPGAPTGNSDSVWRPW